A single Lactuca sativa cultivar Salinas chromosome 8, Lsat_Salinas_v11, whole genome shotgun sequence DNA region contains:
- the LOC122194369 gene encoding sulfhydryl oxidase 2 yields MHLLPPVTLYPSISISSMFKFFTTLFILWSFDSSSLLSSALPNSPTLGSRSILRAIKRGADRPSLVVDLNSTNFDAVLKETPAAYAIIEFFAHWCPACRNYKPQYEKVARLFNGANAIHPGIILMTRLDCAHKANTKLCRAFSVHYFPMLLWGPPAKLIAGRYNGKKVKSEIKLVEDWESSKLLLNWINTQLKSSYELEDEKFEHDELLQSNVSDSGQVARAIYDVEESTTIAFDIILEQKMIKSDTRAIFIKFLQLMVAHHPSRRCRKGSANILVNFDDLYPSNISSINKDEMDNIIGLDALSTFQICGKQVPRGYWMFCRGSKKDTRGFSCGLWVLLHSLSVRVDDEESQIAFKATCDFIHKFFICEECSQHFYKMCSSVSPPLNTTREFVLWLWTVHNKVNERLMKTESLLGTGDPKFPKIPFPPTQLCPSCYSKNQTNENNSSINWDHNEVFKFLLDYYGNMLVSSYKDKDTDIISHVSITSQVDSDDLVSGTAIVVPVGAAMAIAVASCLFGALAYVWRSQQKNRKYFHKPEFLKNV; encoded by the exons ATGCACCTTCTTCCGCCGGTGACTCTATATCCCTCAATCTCTATCTCTTCAATGTTTAAGTTTTTCACTACGCTTTTCATTCTCTGGAGTTTCGACTCGTCATCATTGTTATCGTCCGCTTTGCCCAATTCCCCGACGCTAGGATCACGTTCGATACTACGTGCTATTAAACGAGGCGCTGATCGACCTAGTTTGGTGGTTGATTTGAACAGCACCAATTTCGATGCAGTTCTCAAGGAAACTCCTGCTGCTTACGCCATTATTGAATTCTTCGCTCACTG GTGCCCAGCTTGCAGGAACTACAAG CCCCAATATGAAAAAGTTGCAAGGCTTTTCAATGGAGCAAATGCAATTCATCCTGGGATTATCTTGATGACAAGATTAGACTGTGCCCATAAG GCAAATACTAAACTTTGTAGAGCATTCTCTGTACACTATTTCCCAATGCTCTTATGGGGCCCACCTGCTAAACTCATTGCTGGTCGTTATAATGGTAAAAAAGTAAAAAGTGAAATAAAATTGGTTGAAGATTGGGAATCATCTAAACTCCTTCTCAATTGGATTAATACACAATTGAAAAG ttcatatGAGTTAGAAGATGAGAAATTTGAACATGATGAGCTTCTTCAATCAAATGTCTCAGACTCCGGACAG GTAGCTCGTGCAATATATGATGTTGAAGAATCCACAACCATTGCCTTTGACattattttggaacaaaag atGATTAAATCGGATACTCGTGCTATCTTTATAAAGTTTTTGCAACTTATGGTGGCTCATCACCCTTCTAGAag gTGTAGAAAGGGAAGTGCTAACATACTTGTGAACTTTGACGATTTATACCCTTcaaatatatcatcaataaacaaagATGAAATGGATAATATCATTGGACTTGATGCTCTAAGCACCTTTCAAATTTGTGGAAAACAAGTTCCACGTGGATATTGG ATGTTTTGTCGTGGTAGCAAGAAGGATACTAGAGGCTTCAG TTGTGGGTTATGGGTTCTATTACATTCACTTTCTGTAAGAGTAGATGATGAAGAGAGCCAGATTGCCTTCAAAGCCACCTGTGATTTTATCCACAAGTTTTTCATCTGTGAAGAATGTagtcaacatttttataaaatgtgctCAAG TGTTTCTCCTCCATTAAACACAACCCGCGAATTTGTCCTCTGGTTATGGACAGTCCACAACAAAGTCAACGAAAGACTAATGAAAACCGAATCCCTTCTCGGAACCGGTGACCccaaatttcccaaaatacccttcccTCCAACCCAACTTTGCCCCTCATGTTACTCCAAAAACCAAACCAATGAAAACAATTCTTCCATAAACTGGGACCACAATGAAGTGTTCAAATTCTTACTTGACTACTATGGGAACATGCTTGTGTCTAGTTACAAAGACAAGGACACTGACATCATCAGCCACGTCAGCATCACAAGCCAGGTGGACTCAGATGATTTGGTATCGGGAACCGCAATTGTGGTGCCAGTTGGCGCTGCCATGGCCATTGCGGTTGCCAGCTGTCTGTTTGGTGCGTTGGCGTATGTGTGGCGGTCGCAACAGAAGAACAGGAAGTATTTCCACAAACCCGAGTTTTTAAAGAATGTTTAA